In Synergistaceae bacterium, the DNA window ACCCTTCGGCAGAAGGAACTTCTTCGATATTTTCCCCGGAGAGAGGCTTATCATAAGCGTAAAAAAAGCCCCGTTCATGTTTGCAAAAATTTACCGTTCAAAAGAGCTGCAGAATGCACCCATGGATCTTCCGGCAATTGATAAAAATACAAGGGACTGATTTTTTCGTATCATCCGGCAAACTTACAAATAGAGGTCAAGCATCATAAATACAACTCCGGAAACACCCAGCAATATGGCTATATAGGGTTCAAAGCGTTCCGGGATATATTGTCTGAGGTTAATATAAATATTGCGTATCTGCGGAAGTATTACAATCTGCATTAAAAAAACGTCCAGCCAAAACAAGACAAAATCAAGCGCATACATAGGCAGACCAATCAACCCGACAGAGAGGCCAAGTTTTACGGGGAAGAAGATTGCCGTGATCATGGCCGGACATGTTATCAGTCTTATTGCGTCGAACATCTCGGGAAGCGGGATATTCCCATCATTGATATTTACATTATGTACACGTCTTCCAGGCAATGTTAAAGCAAGAAGGATAAAGAACATGGATAAACCTGCTTTTCCCCACAGCCCGGTAACTCCCCAGAGCGGCATGGCCGCAAACGTGTCCAGGCTGAAAACATTGCCCGGCACTCCCCTGTTGAGCAAATACCATGAAAAAGTCCCGCCAAGCACTATCATAGCCATGGTGAATTTGAAAAGAAGGTTTATCTCGTTTTTGTCAAGCGACTGATAAAGCTCTGCGGAAAAACGCTTCATCCCGCGTATATATAAACTCTGCGCTGCGGTAAGGAGAATCAGGATAATAAAGATGTCACATCTGGTCGAGACAAACTGCGGAAGCGACCCCATAGGCACAAAGAGAAATATAAGCAGCAGGCAGATACAGGATGCATATAGACAAGGCGGCGGGCAGTCTGCGCCGGAACAGCGTCCTGTCAGGAAATGCTCCAGAGGGGAAGGCATATTAGGTTCAGATTTATGTCCGCCTCCAAATAATGGTACATTCTCCGCACCCAGGAATATAAGCGATATTATCAGAACAAATATCAAAAGGGCTATCCCGGAGGCTGTCGTTATAAGCAACGAAAAAAACACCGGACAACCCTCCCTTATCTAACTGAAGTTTAAAAACTTATCTTTATATTATACTACAGAATATCAGCAAGTCCCTTTTCCCTGAGAATCTTTAAAATGGGAGCTTCAAACTTATTCAGGTTCTTTTTCATATAGCAGGCGAGTGCCATCGCAGAAAGTCCGAATATCAGGCCGGCGGCAGTACCGCCTATTAAATCTGCAAGGATCCCTGATGTTAATGAGCCAAGCGGCCCAATGCCGATATTGCAAATAGCATAAAGGCTCATGACTCTGCCGCGTTTACCTTCATCTATGATACTTTGTATCACGGTATTAAAACAGACAGACCCGGTAGACATGCCAAAACCGAGCAACGTAAGCGAAGCACATGAAAAACTTATGGAGCGGGAACAGGCGAAGGCAGTAATGCCAACCCCATATACTGCCATACTCAATGCAACCCTCCTGTGAAGTTTCTCAAGCGGGACAAAACTGGCCTGATATATGACGCCGATTAGCGCTCCCAGCCCAACCGATCCAAGGAAGAGCCCCAGCGCCGATGCATCAGAATTAAAGATATTCCTTGCAAAAAAAGGGAGCAAAGTGGTAAATGGATTAGACAGGAAGAAAAACGCCGCGGACAACATCAACATCCCGCCAAGGACCTTAAAGTTCCTTGTATACTCAAGCCCCTCCTTAAAACTTGTCCATCCGTTCTGCCGCACAGGGACAGGTATATTTTTTATTTTCAGTTTCGTAAGCGAGTAAATGACAGTCATAAAAGAGAGGCCATTCAGGAGAAAACAGGTCGCCTCGCCAACAGCCTGCAGCGCAAAACCGGCAAGTGCCGGCCCAATTAGACGCGCTAAGTTAAAAATTGCGGAATTTATTGTAAGGGCGCTGTTGAGCTGATTTTTATCATCGAGCATCCTCGGAACGCATGACTGCCTTGCCGGCATGTCAATGGAAGCAATCACACCCAGCATGATACTCAGCATCAGCACTTGTGTGTACCTTATAACGCCGGAAAAATCAAGAAAGGCAAGCGCAAGTGCCTGAACCATACATAGCGACTGAGTCACTATCAGAATCTTTTTCATGTCATACCGGTCAAGGATGGAACCTGCAAAAAAACCGGTTACGAGTATCGGCGCCTGATTTGAAAGCTCAACAAGCCCAAGCCCGGCAGCAGAACCTGTCAGACGCAGAACAAGCCAACTCATCGCAAGCCTCTGCATCCATGTTCCTATAAGAGAGACAGTCTGGCCAAATATGAAGATGCGAAAGTTTCTGGCTCCAAGCGCTGCAAATGCTTTCGTTGAATAAAGCCATCCAAACATTACCGGCCACCTTCTGCTCTTTTATGATCATACTGACTATAGTATAACAGAAGCTTTCTTCCATTTTTCTATCGCACAGCAGAACATAGCTATGATACCCCCAAAAAAACAGGGTTTCGTCTAAAGACGAAACCTTGTTTTTTGGATATTTGGCTGTCCTCAGGAATCAAGGGGAAAATTTTCTACTTAATAAGCCCCTTCTCCTTGTAAAACTTCACTGCGCCGGGATGAAGCGGGGCTGTAAGACCGTTGAGTGCGCCTTTCAGCGTTATTTC includes these proteins:
- a CDS encoding MFS transporter, translating into MFGWLYSTKAFAALGARNFRIFIFGQTVSLIGTWMQRLAMSWLVLRLTGSAAGLGLVELSNQAPILVTGFFAGSILDRYDMKKILIVTQSLCMVQALALAFLDFSGVIRYTQVLMLSIMLGVIASIDMPARQSCVPRMLDDKNQLNSALTINSAIFNLARLIGPALAGFALQAVGEATCFLLNGLSFMTVIYSLTKLKIKNIPVPVRQNGWTSFKEGLEYTRNFKVLGGMLMLSAAFFFLSNPFTTLLPFFARNIFNSDASALGLFLGSVGLGALIGVIYQASFVPLEKLHRRVALSMAVYGVGITAFACSRSISFSCASLTLLGFGMSTGSVCFNTVIQSIIDEGKRGRVMSLYAICNIGIGPLGSLTSGILADLIGGTAAGLIFGLSAMALACYMKKNLNKFEAPILKILREKGLADIL